The following are encoded together in the Campylobacter devanensis genome:
- a CDS encoding carbon starvation CstA family protein produces MNKKVLSIVIWAAVVFLAVLGFAKLTIDRGETVNALWFVVAAVCIYSIAYRFYAKYIAQKVLGLDDNRATPAVVKNDGRDFVPTNKIVLFGHHFAAIAGAGPLVGPILAAQMGYLPGMIWLVVGVVIAGAVHDFVVLWLSTRRDGKSLGEMIKMELGKGVGTIAMIGILGIMMLIVAILALVVVNALAESPWGLFTIAMTLPIAILMGIWMRFIRPGRIGEASIFGFVMLMLSLWGGHYVAADPYWADVFTITPVNLAFITIGYGFVAAILPVWLLLAPRDYLSTFLKIGVIFAMAVIIIYLGLGDFAGNQNIQVAMPMVTKFTDGTGPVFAGKLFPFLFITIACGAISGFHALISSGTSPKMLEKETHAKMVGYGSMLMESAVGVMALIAAIIITPDLYFAINVAPAGLGTAEAISAARSAGEVFGVFQGEASQSYLAGIKAAAASINAFAGDIIKITPEMIEQNILAFTKEVGEPSILSRTGGAPTFALGFAVLISKMPSFEGTMAFWYHFAILFEALFILTAVDAGTRAGRFMVQDVLGNFYKPMANISSVPMGLIATLLCVAGWGSILYMGITDPTGGVKALWTLFGVSNQLLAGIALLLAVSVLFKMKRGKLAWVVVVPVIWVLISTMSAGVQKLLPANGERVHDSVSHVAAYQNNSKKAADLMAKIESGTLDDAQLVAAEKAYKAANQVARNNLINAILCAVFMGITIIVLIATLRVVARAISGKDPIIPLAESPYLNAKDYEGKAGCNSHHCGCAH; encoded by the coding sequence ATGAATAAAAAGGTGTTAAGCATAGTTATCTGGGCAGCAGTCGTATTTTTGGCTGTGCTTGGATTTGCTAAACTGACTATAGATAGAGGCGAGACAGTAAATGCTCTATGGTTTGTAGTTGCAGCTGTGTGTATCTACTCAATTGCGTATAGATTTTACGCTAAATACATAGCTCAAAAGGTCTTAGGCCTAGATGACAATAGAGCCACTCCCGCAGTAGTAAAAAACGATGGCCGTGACTTTGTCCCAACTAATAAAATTGTCTTATTTGGCCACCATTTTGCCGCTATTGCTGGTGCTGGGCCGTTAGTAGGGCCGATTTTGGCAGCTCAAATGGGTTATTTGCCAGGTATGATTTGGCTTGTTGTGGGCGTTGTGATTGCCGGTGCTGTCCATGACTTTGTAGTTTTATGGCTATCAACTAGAAGGGATGGTAAAAGCCTTGGCGAGATGATAAAAATGGAGCTAGGCAAGGGTGTTGGAACTATAGCTATGATTGGAATTTTAGGTATTATGATGCTTATTGTGGCTATTTTGGCTTTGGTCGTTGTGAATGCCTTGGCTGAATCGCCATGGGGATTATTTACCATTGCGATGACTCTTCCTATTGCTATTTTAATGGGAATTTGGATGAGATTTATCCGCCCAGGTAGAATAGGCGAGGCCTCTATATTTGGTTTTGTTATGCTTATGTTATCACTTTGGGGCGGGCATTATGTAGCTGCTGATCCATACTGGGCAGATGTATTTACTATCACTCCAGTAAATTTAGCATTTATTACAATTGGTTATGGTTTTGTAGCAGCAATCTTACCAGTATGGCTACTTTTAGCACCTAGGGATTATCTATCTACCTTCCTTAAAATCGGCGTTATATTTGCTATGGCGGTGATTATAATCTATTTAGGTTTAGGCGATTTTGCAGGTAATCAAAATATCCAAGTAGCAATGCCTATGGTTACTAAATTCACAGATGGTACAGGGCCAGTATTTGCTGGTAAATTATTTCCATTTTTATTCATTACCATTGCTTGTGGTGCTATTAGTGGTTTCCATGCTCTAATCTCTAGTGGAACATCGCCAAAAATGCTAGAAAAAGAGACTCACGCTAAAATGGTAGGTTATGGCTCAATGCTTATGGAGTCAGCTGTTGGTGTGATGGCGCTAATCGCAGCTATAATTATAACGCCAGATCTATACTTCGCTATCAATGTCGCTCCTGCTGGTTTGGGTACAGCTGAAGCTATATCAGCAGCTAGAAGTGCTGGCGAGGTATTTGGGGTATTCCAAGGCGAAGCAAGTCAAAGCTACTTAGCAGGTATTAAAGCTGCTGCTGCTAGTATCAACGCATTTGCTGGAGATATTATCAAAATCACCCCAGAAATGATAGAACAAAATATCCTAGCTTTCACTAAAGAAGTTGGCGAACCAAGCATTTTAAGCAGAACCGGTGGCGCACCTACATTCGCTCTTGGTTTTGCTGTGTTAATCTCTAAAATGCCAAGCTTTGAAGGCACAATGGCGTTTTGGTATCACTTTGCTATCTTATTTGAGGCATTATTTATCCTTACAGCAGTTGATGCTGGTACTAGAGCAGGGAGATTTATGGTGCAAGATGTTTTAGGTAACTTCTATAAACCAATGGCAAATATCAGCTCAGTTCCAATGGGTCTAATAGCAACTCTTTTATGTGTAGCTGGTTGGGGTTCTATATTATATATGGGTATCACCGATCCAACAGGTGGAGTTAAAGCATTATGGACGCTATTTGGTGTAAGTAATCAACTTCTTGCTGGTATTGCTCTACTTTTAGCAGTAAGTGTTTTATTTAAAATGAAACGTGGAAAACTAGCTTGGGTAGTAGTTGTACCTGTAATTTGGGTTTTAATCTCAACTATGAGTGCAGGCGTGCAAAAGCTACTTCCAGCAAACGGCGAGAGAGTTCATGACTCAGTAAGCCATGTAGCTGCATATCAAAATAATAGCAAAAAAGCAGCTGATCTAATGGCAAAAATAGAGTCTGGAACTCTTGATGATGCACAGCTTGTAGCAGCTGAAAAAGCATATAAAGCAGCTAATCAAGTAGCTAGAAACAACCTAATTAACGCTATTTTATGTGCAGTATTTATGGGTATTACTATAATTGTTCTAATTGCTACTTTAAGAGTCGTCGCTAGGGCAATAAGTGGCAAAGACCCTATAATCCCACTAGCAGAATCACCATATCTCAATGCCAAAGATTATGAGGGCAAAGCCGGTTGTAATTCTCATCACTGCGGATGTGCTCACTAG
- the kcuS gene encoding KCU-star family selenoprotein encodes MQIWSKISAFYRKIDRFSHLLVGMPSYDKYVEYMEKFHPNQTPKSQREFFKEALEKKYGAGSSKCC; translated from the coding sequence ATGCAAATTTGGAGCAAAATATCAGCATTTTATAGAAAAATTGATAGGTTTTCCCACTTACTAGTGGGGATGCCTAGTTATGATAAATATGTAGAATATATGGAGAAATTCCATCCAAATCAAACCCCAAAAAGCCAAAGAGAGTTTTTCAAAGAGGCTTTAGAGAAAAAATATGGCGCCGGCAGCTCAAAATGCTGCTAA
- a CDS encoding glycine zipper domain-containing protein, whose product MPKINQSLDKFYSTQLNEKEVEILSATLARFLNSYVENRDKFSLDQWLENQIQKELPNVDINEIKATTHDIIEIIKCINEEKADLLKAKSKGVSIKSWLMERIKKFINPDDLSAVTKDLKKANIYDTLELARRSGEDIEAIEPEIIEKEIENSSPIMDKIQEFAEESLKRTALGGAQSASKYILENPDFKFSNILKVAAGGVKDEAKAIIDETIKGTDNSDKLKIITGGALSVLAKTMPTDRMPIKTGSVMGSIASSSIENIKTLNELADGKISTTEAISNMAINTASTAAGTIVGEATGKVGMAVGSKIGATLGSIFGPAGTAAGAAIGATIGTLAGKAIGSKVVQGAAKVAKKVTQVAVEGVKAVGRGIGRVASAAWGGVKSICSGIAGWFGF is encoded by the coding sequence ATGCCAAAAATAAATCAAAGCTTAGATAAATTTTATTCTACGCAGTTAAACGAAAAAGAAGTAGAGATACTATCTGCTACTTTGGCTAGATTTTTAAATAGCTATGTTGAAAACAGGGATAAATTCAGCCTAGATCAGTGGCTAGAAAACCAAATTCAAAAAGAGCTTCCAAATGTAGATATAAACGAGATCAAGGCTACAACGCATGATATAATAGAGATTATCAAATGTATAAACGAGGAAAAAGCAGATCTTTTAAAAGCCAAGAGTAAAGGCGTAAGCATAAAAAGCTGGCTTATGGAGAGAATTAAGAAATTTATAAATCCTGATGATTTAAGCGCCGTGACAAAAGATCTTAAAAAAGCAAATATCTATGATACATTAGAGTTAGCTAGGCGCTCAGGCGAAGATATAGAGGCCATAGAGCCAGAAATCATAGAAAAAGAGATAGAAAACAGCTCTCCTATAATGGATAAAATCCAAGAGTTTGCAGAGGAGAGCCTGAAACGAACAGCCCTAGGCGGCGCCCAAAGCGCTAGTAAATATATATTAGAAAATCCAGATTTTAAATTTTCTAATATCTTAAAAGTCGCAGCTGGTGGTGTCAAAGATGAAGCAAAAGCTATCATAGATGAGACTATAAAAGGCACAGATAATAGCGATAAGCTTAAAATCATCACCGGTGGCGCCCTTAGCGTTTTGGCAAAAACGATGCCTACAGACCGTATGCCTATAAAAACAGGTAGCGTAATGGGCAGCATAGCATCTAGTAGTATAGAAAATATCAAGACCCTAAACGAATTAGCCGATGGGAAAATCAGCACCACAGAAGCGATCAGTAATATGGCCATAAATACAGCATCCACCGCAGCCGGAACAATAGTAGGCGAAGCAACTGGCAAAGTAGGTATGGCCGTAGGGTCTAAAATAGGTGCAACATTAGGGAGTATATTTGGCCCTGCTGGTACGGCTGCTGGTGCAGCTATCGGTGCTACTATCGGAACATTGGCTGGAAAAGCCATAGGCTCAAAAGTAGTTCAAGGCGCCGCAAAAGTAGCCAAAAAAGTAACGCAAGTAGCAGTAGAAGGTGTAAAAGCCGTAGGAAGAGGTATAGGAAGGGTAGCTAGCGCAGCATGGGGAGGCGTAAAAAGTATATGCAGTGGCATAGCTGGTTGGTTTGGCTTTTGA
- a CDS encoding AAA family ATPase — protein MVIQKLNSYIQSLCSIILMPSIDFRQNENLIREIAKNDGREVFEYNEALGQIDFDNKSPNGGGLPVENALLEFLIQKDDQARLASANSEPKPMFLVLKNADDELENPKIIAMLDRIASANIYDDDYYITVFLLSTQRTIPAKLEHHITIFETPVPKEKEIKDIIQKFADDYGITIKDEFFDKLTLNLKGLTKFEIDRILALAYQQNGEINGDDNEFIISQKSQFVKKSGMLEIIEVKETMANLGGLSVLKKWLKDKAHIIRNLDKARKYGVDIPKGVMIVGMPGCGKSLSAKITADLFGIPLVRLDVGRLLGKYIGESEANMQRALRLSEEINPCVLWIDEIEKAFAGMSNGNGHEVTVRLFGQFLTWLQEKSNSVFVVATANDLSGMPPEFLRKGRFDEIFFVDLPNFTERKEILKLHLERRSKTKTANIDVFKLAKLTDGFSGADLESVIKESFEESFIQDREHISTENITKKIKETKSISVTLKDKIDSLKERISKMDIKKASIDDKQD, from the coding sequence ATGGTAATACAAAAGCTAAACTCATATATACAGTCGCTTTGTAGCATTATACTTATGCCTAGCATTGATTTTAGACAAAATGAAAATTTGATAAGAGAGATAGCCAAAAATGATGGTAGAGAGGTCTTTGAGTATAATGAAGCATTGGGGCAAATAGACTTTGATAACAAATCTCCAAATGGTGGTGGTTTGCCAGTAGAAAATGCTCTTTTGGAGTTTTTAATACAAAAGGATGACCAAGCAAGACTCGCCAGCGCAAATAGCGAACCAAAGCCTATGTTTTTGGTATTAAAAAACGCCGATGACGAGCTAGAAAATCCAAAAATTATAGCTATGCTAGATAGGATAGCAAGTGCAAATATCTATGATGATGACTATTATATAACAGTGTTTTTGCTAAGCACACAAAGGACAATCCCAGCCAAACTAGAGCATCACATAACCATATTTGAAACCCCAGTGCCAAAAGAGAAAGAGATAAAAGATATAATCCAAAAATTCGCAGATGATTATGGTATCACTATCAAAGATGAGTTTTTTGATAAGCTTACTTTAAATTTAAAAGGCTTGACAAAATTTGAAATAGATAGAATTCTAGCCCTTGCTTATCAGCAAAATGGCGAGATAAATGGGGATGATAATGAATTTATCATCTCACAAAAAAGTCAATTTGTCAAAAAATCAGGAATGCTAGAAATCATAGAAGTCAAAGAAACTATGGCAAATCTAGGCGGGCTTAGCGTGCTAAAAAAATGGCTAAAAGATAAAGCCCATATCATAAGAAACCTAGACAAAGCGCGCAAATACGGCGTAGATATACCAAAAGGAGTGATGATAGTCGGTATGCCAGGCTGTGGCAAAAGCCTAAGCGCTAAGATCACGGCTGATCTTTTTGGGATTCCGCTTGTGCGCCTTGATGTGGGTAGGCTACTTGGTAAATATATAGGCGAATCAGAAGCAAATATGCAAAGAGCTTTGAGGCTAAGTGAAGAGATAAATCCTTGTGTTTTGTGGATAGATGAGATAGAAAAAGCCTTTGCCGGTATGTCTAATGGCAATGGGCATGAGGTGACAGTTAGGCTATTTGGGCAGTTTTTGACCTGGCTACAAGAGAAGTCAAATTCCGTATTTGTAGTAGCGACGGCAAATGATTTAAGCGGTATGCCGCCTGAGTTTTTGCGTAAGGGTAGGTTTGATGAGATATTTTTTGTCGATTTGCCAAATTTCACAGAGCGAAAAGAGATTTTAAAGCTACATTTAGAGCGCAGAAGCAAGACAAAAACAGCTAATATTGATGTTTTTAAATTAGCTAAGCTTACTGATGGCTTTAGTGGTGCGGACTTAGAATCAGTGATAAAAGAGAGCTTTGAAGAAAGTTTTATCCAAGACAGAGAACATATAAGCACAGAAAATATCACTAAAAAAATAAAAGAAACCAAAAGCATATCTGTAACCCTAAAAGATAAAATCGATAGCCTAAAAGAGAGAATCTCAAAAATGGATATCAAAAAAGCAAGTATTGATGATAAGCAAGATTAA
- the fliR gene encoding flagellar biosynthetic protein FliR gives MEFVNYLGQENVVTFFLLLVRTGALMVFFPFFNHMQIPMTIKATLSFMLTLYLFPLATPPANLDGINVQYLILEALSELMLGLCVGVLLMLVFGAVQLAGEQISMIMGFSMATVIDPQSGINAPLISNILNLIVLLAFLLFDGHHLVLYFLAYGLEYIPLGGFYPEQNILKYASQGMVNLFLYGFIISFPILALTLMSDLIFGMLMKTMPQFNLLVVGFPIKITIAFVVLMAILAVIVKVFTTLMMRVLNDLPSLFF, from the coding sequence GTGGAATTTGTAAATTATTTAGGGCAGGAAAATGTCGTAACATTCTTTTTGCTTCTTGTGCGAACTGGTGCTTTGATGGTGTTTTTTCCATTTTTTAACCATATGCAAATTCCTATGACAATCAAAGCCACACTCTCATTTATGCTTACATTATATCTATTCCCGTTAGCTACTCCGCCAGCAAATTTAGATGGTATAAATGTTCAGTATCTTATACTTGAAGCACTCTCTGAGCTTATGCTTGGGTTATGTGTTGGGGTACTTTTGATGCTTGTTTTTGGCGCAGTGCAACTAGCAGGTGAGCAGATATCGATGATTATGGGATTTTCAATGGCAACAGTTATTGACCCACAAAGCGGAATAAATGCCCCACTAATCTCAAATATCTTAAATTTAATAGTTTTACTGGCATTTTTATTATTTGATGGGCATCATTTAGTGTTATATTTTTTGGCTTATGGACTTGAATATATCCCACTTGGTGGCTTCTATCCTGAGCAAAATATATTAAAATACGCTTCCCAAGGTATGGTAAATCTCTTTTTATATGGCTTTATAATCTCATTTCCGATTTTAGCACTTACTCTAATGTCGGATTTGATTTTTGGAATGCTTATGAAGACCATGCCGCAATTTAACCTACTAGTTGTAGGATTTCCAATTAAAATTACTATCGCTTTTGTTGTACTAATGGCGATTTTGGCCGTTATTGTTAAGGTATTTACAACACTAATGATGAGAGTTTTAAACGATTTACCAAGTTTATTTTTCTAA
- the gmk gene encoding guanylate kinase, producing MSGQILIISGPSGSGKSTLLSRLMAEFDNLYFSISSTTREPRAGEKNGVDYNFISTDEFKQGIEQGKFLEWANVHKNYYGTSLEPVEKALKDDKIVIFDIDVQGFHLAMKQYKELITSVFITTKDRLELKKRLIKRGSDDEQTIENRLFNAATEIAHIGEYDYLIINDDLDSSYEKLKAIFISMRSKTQSFIINDVIESWSEC from the coding sequence ATGAGCGGTCAAATTCTAATAATAAGCGGCCCAAGCGGAAGTGGAAAAAGTACGCTATTATCACGCTTAATGGCCGAATTTGACAATCTTTATTTTTCTATTTCTAGTACAACTAGAGAACCACGAGCTGGAGAGAAAAATGGGGTTGATTATAACTTTATTAGTACTGATGAATTTAAACAAGGAATTGAGCAAGGTAAATTTTTAGAGTGGGCAAATGTGCATAAAAATTATTATGGCACTAGCCTAGAACCAGTAGAAAAAGCTCTAAAAGATGATAAAATTGTGATTTTTGATATCGATGTTCAGGGCTTTCATCTAGCAATGAAGCAATATAAGGAGTTAATTACCTCAGTTTTTATAACTACAAAAGATAGACTCGAACTAAAAAAACGACTAATAAAGCGTGGCAGCGATGATGAGCAAACCATTGAAAATAGGTTATTTAACGCAGCTACCGAAATCGCTCACATTGGCGAATATGACTATCTTATCATCAATGATGATTTAGATAGTTCATATGAAAAACTTAAGGCAATTTTTATCTCTATGAGATCAAAAACACAAAGCTTTATCATAAATGATGTGATAGAGAGCTGGAGCGAATGCTAA
- the tatA gene encoding twin-arginine translocase TatA/TatE family subunit: MGSMSISHWLIVLAIIVLLFGAKKIPELAKGMGKGIKSFKKEMEDDTSLEKIEKTEDTTQIKKDETQKSA, from the coding sequence ATGGGTAGTATGAGTATAAGTCACTGGTTGATAGTTTTAGCAATTATTGTTTTGCTTTTTGGTGCTAAAAAAATCCCTGAATTAGCAAAAGGTATGGGTAAAGGAATTAAAAGCTTTAAAAAAGAGATGGAAGATGATACATCATTAGAAAAAATCGAAAAAACTGAGGATACAACTCAAATAAAAAAAGATGAAACTCAAAAGAGTGCCTAA
- the argS gene encoding arginine--tRNA ligase translates to MSAKDTLKNEISAILGREVVIEKPKDKTLAHYATPLAFGLAKELKKSPVAIAAQMAQQFSSPNYEVTAVNGYINFKLSGDFLDSLANDALKSGDKFGSKEITNPKNIFLEYISANPTGPLHIGHVRGAVYGDTLARVARHIGVGVHTEYYINDAGNQIDLLGISITLRAKEILFNETVEYPEKYYRGDYIDELAHKAYDKFGKEIFESSRNSELAEFAKDEVLKIIKKDLADAGIFIDNWASEKSYYDQLEQTLEQLEKSGQVYKKDSTTYIASSKLGDDSDRVVVRSDGRPTYLAGDIIYHNVKFANDFDTYINIWGADHHGYIARLKAAINFLGYDESKLEVILMQMVSLLKDGKPFKMSKRAGTSVLMSDILAEIGSDALRFIFISKAGNSSLEFDIDELKKQDSSNPIFYINYAHARVNQIFAKANKTPADVANASLTNLSDDGKNLLFEALTMPEVLEDALNQRSLHKIPDYLKSLSASFHKFYNENRVVGSQNEDELLKLFSVVALSIKVALNLMGIKAKDIMEN, encoded by the coding sequence ATGAGTGCTAAAGATACTCTAAAAAATGAGATAAGCGCTATTTTAGGGCGTGAAGTTGTAATAGAAAAACCAAAGGATAAAACCCTAGCTCACTATGCTACACCACTTGCTTTTGGATTAGCTAAAGAGTTAAAAAAATCCCCAGTAGCTATCGCTGCTCAAATGGCGCAGCAATTTAGTTCGCCAAACTACGAAGTAACTGCCGTAAATGGATATATAAATTTCAAACTCAGTGGCGATTTTTTAGATTCTTTGGCTAATGATGCACTTAAAAGTGGAGATAAATTTGGCTCAAAAGAGATTACAAATCCTAAAAATATATTTTTAGAATATATAAGTGCCAACCCAACAGGCCCATTACACATTGGCCATGTAAGAGGCGCAGTCTATGGCGATACATTAGCTAGAGTAGCTAGACATATTGGCGTAGGAGTTCATACTGAGTATTATATCAATGACGCTGGCAATCAAATCGATCTACTAGGCATATCTATTACGCTTAGAGCAAAAGAGATTTTATTTAATGAGACAGTTGAGTATCCTGAGAAATATTACAGGGGTGATTATATTGATGAGCTAGCGCATAAAGCTTACGATAAATTTGGCAAAGAAATTTTTGAGTCAAGTCGTAACTCTGAATTAGCCGAATTTGCCAAAGATGAAGTTTTAAAAATTATCAAAAAAGACCTAGCTGATGCTGGAATATTCATAGATAATTGGGCTAGTGAAAAATCATATTATGATCAATTAGAACAAACTTTAGAGCAATTAGAAAAAAGCGGTCAAGTGTATAAAAAAGATAGCACCACCTATATCGCTTCAAGTAAACTTGGCGATGATAGCGACAGGGTAGTAGTACGAAGCGACGGCCGTCCAACATATTTAGCTGGTGATATTATCTATCATAATGTCAAATTTGCTAATGATTTTGATACATATATCAACATTTGGGGTGCAGACCACCATGGATATATCGCTAGATTAAAGGCTGCGATTAATTTTCTAGGTTATGATGAGAGCAAACTAGAGGTAATTTTAATGCAGATGGTAAGCTTATTAAAAGATGGTAAGCCATTTAAAATGAGCAAAAGAGCTGGAACATCAGTGTTAATGAGCGATATTTTAGCTGAGATTGGAAGTGATGCGCTTAGATTTATTTTCATATCTAAGGCTGGCAATTCAAGCTTAGAATTTGATATTGATGAGCTTAAAAAACAAGATAGTTCAAATCCAATATTTTATATCAATTACGCTCACGCTAGAGTAAATCAAATCTTTGCCAAAGCTAACAAGACTCCTGCAGATGTAGCTAATGCTTCACTTACAAATTTAAGCGATGATGGTAAGAATTTATTATTTGAAGCGCTTACCATGCCTGAAGTCTTAGAAGATGCTCTAAACCAAAGAAGTTTACACAAAATTCCTGATTATCTCAAATCGCTTAGTGCAAGTTTTCATAAATTCTATAACGAAAATAGAGTTGTAGGAAGTCAAAATGAAGATGAATTACTAAAGCTTTTTAGCGTTGTAGCACTTAGTATAAAAGTAGCATTAAATTTAATGGGAATAAAAGCTAAGGATATAATGGAAAATTAA